Proteins encoded within one genomic window of uncultured Draconibacterium sp.:
- the nrfD gene encoding NrfD/PsrC family molybdoenzyme membrane anchor subunit: MYNSAVRGKLIDGEKSFSQISKQILAPIHDKTPLWWYAAMLVSLGMFGFGLYCKYITVSTGIGTWGVNNSVAWGWAIINFVWWIGIGHAGTAFSIFLLILRQKWRTAINRAAEAMTVVAVFCASLFPLLHMGRPWLFFFIFPYPNTRGPLWVNFNSPLFWDFVAISAYLLISASFWYFGMVPDFATIRDTAKSKIKKAVYGFFSFGWTGSSREWLRFEALSFVLGGIAAVLVVSVHSIVATDFAVSVQAGWHTTIFPPYFVIGAIFSGFAMVLTLVITMRAMYKMNDFITDRHVDAICRILIFISLIMGTAYMTEIFMAWYSASDYETYMFFKNRLFGDYAFQFWAMFTANAVIPQLFWFKAVRKRMWMVFIISIIINIGMWFERFNIVVTTLSRDYLPANWASYSPTYVEIGFFVGTLGMFLAGVLLFFRYIPMIAISELKSVAKFDKPNNGQLKAKSHE, translated from the coding sequence ATGTATAATTCAGCCGTAAGGGGAAAGCTAATTGATGGCGAGAAATCGTTTAGCCAGATTTCAAAGCAGATATTAGCGCCCATCCATGACAAAACGCCGCTTTGGTGGTATGCAGCCATGCTGGTGAGTTTAGGCATGTTCGGATTTGGTTTGTATTGCAAATACATTACCGTTTCAACCGGAATTGGTACCTGGGGAGTAAACAACTCGGTAGCCTGGGGTTGGGCCATCATCAACTTTGTTTGGTGGATTGGTATCGGACATGCCGGAACCGCATTTTCCATTTTCCTACTCATTTTGCGGCAGAAATGGAGAACGGCCATTAATCGCGCAGCAGAGGCGATGACCGTTGTTGCCGTTTTCTGTGCCAGCCTTTTCCCGCTGTTGCACATGGGGCGTCCATGGTTGTTTTTCTTTATTTTCCCTTATCCGAATACTCGTGGTCCGCTTTGGGTCAATTTTAACTCACCACTATTCTGGGACTTTGTGGCCATTTCAGCCTATCTACTTATTTCTGCAAGTTTCTGGTATTTTGGAATGGTACCTGATTTTGCAACCATACGCGACACGGCAAAATCGAAAATCAAAAAGGCTGTTTACGGATTCTTTTCTTTCGGATGGACCGGATCGAGCCGTGAGTGGCTTCGCTTCGAAGCGCTGAGCTTTGTATTGGGTGGAATTGCAGCTGTTTTGGTAGTTTCCGTGCACTCGATTGTGGCCACCGACTTTGCTGTTTCGGTGCAGGCCGGATGGCATACCACTATTTTCCCGCCGTACTTTGTAATAGGTGCAATTTTCTCGGGATTTGCCATGGTACTCACCCTGGTAATTACCATGCGTGCCATGTATAAAATGAACGACTTTATTACCGACCGACACGTTGATGCAATTTGCCGGATACTGATATTTATCTCGCTGATTATGGGAACTGCTTATATGACCGAGATTTTTATGGCCTGGTATTCGGCATCTGATTATGAAACGTATATGTTCTTTAAAAACCGTTTGTTCGGCGATTATGCGTTCCAGTTTTGGGCCATGTTTACGGCTAACGCGGTGATTCCACAGTTGTTCTGGTTTAAAGCCGTGCGCAAACGTATGTGGATGGTATTTATCATTTCTATCATCATTAATATTGGTATGTGGTTCGAGCGTTTTAACATTGTTGTTACCACATTGAGCCGCGATTACCTGCCGGCAAACTGGGCCAGCTACTCGCCTACCTATGTTGAAATAGGATTCTTTGTCGGTACACTCGGAATGTTCTTAGCAGGAGTACTGTTGTTCTTCCGCTACATTCCAATGATTGCCATTTCGGAATTAAAAAGTGTGGCAAAATTCGACAAACCAAATAACGGACAACTAAAAGCAAAGAGTCATGAGTAA
- a CDS encoding TAT-variant-translocated molybdopterin oxidoreductase, whose amino-acid sequence MTKYWRSLDELNNPAEFKQNEIKLELDAKRAVIKKASGSSRRDFLKAFGFSVATAAVVASCKRPVDKAIPYLIKPEEVTPGMANYYASSYFEANEYCSVLVKARDGRPIKIEGNDLSPVSQKGTSARVQASVLDLYDDARFKTPLKRGDATNWEDVDSYIIRKLEQLNNDNKKVILLTSSIISPTTKKVIASFQEKYPNVEWVKYDAVSTSGILEANQQSFGSALIPDYRFEQAKVVASFSADFLGTWLSSTEYTKGYAAGRKVLDKGDEMSRHYQFESGMTLTGSNADVRVPIKPSEEKTILTALYYQLMQAKGKMTIAAPGSPVDVTGLAEDLLAYEGKSLVVSGSNDVNIQLIVNAINNLLGNYGSTILLHRPLNTHQAIDGDFEKVFAELKNKEIAGVLCWGVNPVYNHPKGQELKELIAGAELSVSFSDRKDETTAACHWVCPAPHYLEAWNDAEPKKGLFSLSQPTISKLFDSRQVQETLLKWAGEKQPNYYEILKANWEENFTGLQSKYSDSRLFWNDVLQKGVFETEISSEAPVYSENGLENALQLGGEQSQGWEIVFYQSVALKDGSSANNPWLQELPDPVAKISWDNFAAVPVKWAEENGVQNESVITINGIEMPVFVQPGQAPGTISVALGYGREVAGKVGDGVGKNMYALTSIQNNAKQLWLSGADVQTTEKTFELALSQTHHSMEGRPIVRETNFDKWQLDPASGNEIREKHLEHHVSLYPEQEFKGHHWAMAVDLGSCVGCGNCSISCQAENNVQVIGKEQVRNRRIMHWIRVDRYFSNDAENPDVYHQPVMCQHCDNAPCENVCPVSATPHSEEGLNQMAYNRCVGTKYCVNNCPYKVRRFNWFQYVQNPEFDYASNSDLGRMVLNPDVTVRSRGVVEKCSFCVQRIQEKKAEAKVAGRMLEDGEVQPACVQSCPADALVFGDLNNENSKINKLFKNERNYHLLEELHTLPSVGYLTKVRNKKA is encoded by the coding sequence ATGACAAAATATTGGAGAAGTTTAGACGAGTTAAATAATCCGGCGGAGTTTAAACAAAACGAGATTAAACTGGAGTTGGATGCCAAACGCGCCGTAATAAAAAAAGCTTCCGGCTCATCACGTCGCGATTTTCTGAAGGCTTTTGGATTTAGTGTGGCAACCGCAGCGGTTGTTGCCAGCTGTAAACGGCCGGTCGACAAAGCCATTCCTTACCTGATTAAACCTGAGGAGGTGACTCCCGGAATGGCCAACTACTATGCCTCCAGTTATTTTGAAGCCAACGAATATTGCAGTGTTCTAGTGAAAGCGCGTGATGGCCGCCCCATAAAAATTGAGGGAAACGATCTGTCTCCAGTTTCGCAAAAAGGAACTTCTGCGCGGGTTCAGGCTTCGGTTCTTGATTTGTATGATGACGCACGATTTAAAACACCACTAAAAAGAGGCGATGCAACCAACTGGGAAGACGTAGACAGCTATATCATAAGAAAACTGGAGCAGCTAAATAACGACAATAAAAAAGTTATTTTGCTCACATCAAGCATAATTTCGCCAACAACGAAGAAAGTAATTGCCAGCTTTCAGGAAAAGTATCCAAACGTTGAGTGGGTAAAATACGATGCCGTTTCGACAAGTGGAATTTTGGAAGCCAACCAACAAAGTTTTGGTTCGGCGCTGATTCCTGATTATCGCTTCGAGCAGGCAAAAGTAGTTGCAAGTTTTAGCGCCGACTTTTTAGGCACCTGGCTTTCGTCAACAGAATATACAAAAGGTTATGCCGCCGGAAGAAAAGTGCTGGATAAAGGCGATGAAATGAGTCGCCATTATCAGTTCGAATCGGGAATGACGTTGACAGGTTCGAATGCCGACGTTCGCGTTCCTATAAAACCATCAGAGGAAAAGACGATTTTAACAGCACTGTATTATCAATTAATGCAGGCAAAAGGAAAAATGACCATTGCTGCTCCAGGCAGTCCGGTTGATGTAACAGGATTGGCAGAAGACCTGCTGGCCTACGAAGGCAAGTCGCTTGTGGTTTCGGGAAGTAACGATGTAAATATCCAGCTGATCGTAAATGCAATCAACAATCTGCTGGGAAATTACGGATCAACGATATTATTGCACAGACCATTAAATACGCATCAGGCAATAGATGGCGATTTTGAAAAAGTTTTTGCCGAATTAAAAAATAAAGAAATTGCCGGGGTACTTTGCTGGGGCGTAAACCCGGTTTACAATCACCCAAAAGGACAAGAATTAAAAGAATTGATAGCAGGTGCTGAGTTATCGGTTTCATTTTCCGACAGAAAAGACGAAACAACAGCTGCTTGCCATTGGGTGTGTCCTGCACCGCATTACCTTGAAGCATGGAACGATGCTGAGCCGAAAAAAGGACTTTTCAGCCTGTCGCAACCTACTATTTCAAAACTGTTCGATAGTCGACAGGTGCAGGAAACGTTGCTAAAATGGGCCGGCGAAAAGCAGCCTAACTACTACGAAATTTTAAAAGCAAACTGGGAAGAGAACTTCACCGGTTTGCAATCAAAATACTCCGATTCCCGGTTATTCTGGAATGATGTTTTGCAGAAAGGAGTTTTCGAAACAGAGATAAGTTCTGAAGCACCAGTGTATAGCGAAAATGGATTAGAAAATGCCTTACAATTGGGTGGCGAACAATCTCAGGGTTGGGAAATAGTTTTCTATCAAAGTGTGGCATTAAAAGACGGGAGTTCTGCCAACAATCCGTGGTTACAGGAATTGCCCGATCCCGTTGCAAAGATCAGCTGGGATAACTTTGCTGCAGTGCCGGTTAAATGGGCCGAAGAGAATGGCGTCCAGAACGAATCAGTGATCACCATAAACGGTATAGAAATGCCGGTTTTTGTACAGCCCGGACAAGCACCAGGCACCATTTCGGTAGCATTGGGCTATGGCCGCGAAGTTGCCGGAAAAGTTGGCGACGGTGTTGGAAAAAATATGTACGCACTTACATCGATTCAAAACAATGCCAAACAGCTTTGGCTAAGTGGTGCAGATGTGCAGACCACAGAAAAAACTTTCGAGCTTGCTTTATCGCAAACGCACCACTCGATGGAAGGCCGGCCAATCGTTCGTGAAACCAATTTCGACAAATGGCAACTTGATCCGGCTTCGGGAAATGAAATCCGCGAAAAGCATTTGGAACACCACGTTTCGTTGTATCCGGAACAGGAATTTAAAGGGCACCATTGGGCAATGGCAGTTGATTTGGGAAGTTGTGTGGGATGTGGTAACTGTTCCATCTCATGCCAGGCCGAAAACAACGTGCAGGTAATCGGAAAAGAACAGGTGCGCAATCGCCGTATCATGCACTGGATTCGTGTGGATCGTTATTTCTCGAACGATGCAGAAAATCCGGATGTATATCATCAGCCGGTAATGTGTCAGCATTGCGACAATGCCCCGTGCGAAAATGTTTGCCCGGTTTCGGCAACGCCGCACAGTGAGGAAGGCTTAAACCAAATGGCCTACAACCGTTGCGTGGGAACAAAATATTGTGTAAACAACTGCCCATATAAAGTACGTCGTTTTAACTGGTTTCAGTATGTACAAAATCCGGAGTTCGATTACGCATCAAACAGCGATTTGGGACGTATGGTCCTCAATCCTGATGTTACTGTTCGCTCGCGTGGAGTGGTTGAAAAATGCTCTTTCTGCGTTCAACGTATTCAGGAGAAAAAAGCAGAAGCCAAAGTTGCCGGAAGAATGCTGGAAGACGGCGAAGTTCAGCCGGCATGTGTTCAGTCGTGCCCGGCCGATGCGCTGGTATTTGGCGATCTGAACAATGAGAACAGCAAAATCAACAAGCTCTTTAAAAACGAGCGCAATTACCATTTGCTGGAAGAACTGCACACCCTACCTTCGGTAGGATATTTAACTAAAGTAAGAAACAAAAAAGCATAA
- a CDS encoding AI-2E family transporter, with product MIQLKGWTRNTLFIVGLLFIIFLLWYFSAIVTYILISVVLSFIGRPLTRWLLKIKYKRFKIPEGLAAFATLVSLWIVFISFFRFIIPLLISEVETLSQIDFTLVLDSIEEPLLNLMHFFSKNTVSIESKNFMDIVTESLGAEIDFSQVSNWFGLVAGTVGELLIGFFSVSFITFFFLKEETMFRAFIILLVPTHLEEKVTHILNSISYLLRRYFIGLLLEVFMVMLLDTIGLTIVGIEFNHAVVIGLFCGMFNVIPYLGPWMGAALGLLIGAALHINLDFMNEVLPTLGWMTLVFLSVQIIDNVLFQPLIYSSSVKAHPLEIFLVIIAAGSMAGIIGMILAIPVYTIIRVIAAEFFENMKLVKKLTEHLEKEKT from the coding sequence ATGATTCAACTTAAAGGCTGGACACGCAATACACTTTTTATTGTAGGACTTCTTTTTATCATTTTTCTGTTGTGGTATTTTAGTGCCATTGTTACCTACATTCTTATTTCGGTGGTGTTATCGTTTATTGGCCGCCCGCTTACCCGCTGGCTGCTAAAAATAAAATACAAACGTTTTAAAATCCCCGAAGGTCTGGCTGCTTTTGCAACTCTTGTAAGTTTATGGATTGTTTTTATTTCTTTTTTCAGGTTCATCATTCCATTATTAATTAGCGAGGTAGAAACACTGTCGCAAATTGATTTTACGCTCGTTCTCGATTCAATTGAAGAACCGTTGCTGAATCTCATGCACTTTTTCAGTAAAAACACCGTGAGTATAGAATCGAAGAATTTTATGGATATTGTTACAGAAAGTCTGGGGGCTGAAATTGATTTTTCGCAGGTATCGAATTGGTTCGGACTGGTTGCCGGAACAGTTGGAGAATTACTGATCGGCTTCTTCTCCGTTTCTTTTATCACCTTTTTCTTCCTAAAAGAAGAAACCATGTTTCGCGCCTTTATTATCTTGTTAGTTCCTACTCATTTAGAAGAAAAAGTTACCCATATTCTCAATTCTATTTCCTACTTATTACGGCGTTATTTTATCGGATTACTATTAGAAGTTTTTATGGTTATGTTACTCGATACCATTGGCCTCACCATTGTGGGCATCGAATTCAACCACGCAGTTGTAATAGGATTGTTCTGCGGAATGTTCAATGTTATTCCATATCTCGGCCCGTGGATGGGGGCAGCACTCGGTTTGCTAATCGGGGCAGCTTTACATATTAATCTCGATTTTATGAATGAGGTTTTACCCACTTTAGGATGGATGACCTTGGTATTTCTTTCCGTTCAGATAATCGACAATGTTCTTTTTCAGCCACTTATTTATTCCAGCAGCGTAAAAGCACACCCGCTTGAAATTTTCCTCGTAATTATAGCTGCCGGAAGTATGGCCGGAATTATCGGAATGATCCTGGCTATTCCGGTATACACTATTATTAGGGTAATTGCCGCCGAGTTTTTTGAGAATATGAAACTGGTAAAAAAGCTTACCGAACACCTCGAAAAAGAAAAAACTTAA
- a CDS encoding lipopolysaccharide biosynthesis protein, with the protein MNFSCYFRNIIRRFNHSEFYKNIASLFTGMVLARAVPFAFALAIARLYAPEQFGDFVLYLTIASVLSIISTGKYEKAIILVETSEERKLIGSFAQKINAAVNLIALVIVGTIIVVWQPEKGQKLHLLLVPFYAYFFSAIQLIRNIYISKKQFNRLSVLEITRAILTGVLQCAFFLFPSTGLLLGAVIAQLFTFFVFSFRVDEASLFRLGKFTDEEKKLAQRYIKFPKFSILSEEMNFVSSQLPVFLFKPFFGDKMLGLYSFSHRYISVPVQLLSISISSVYIQNAKTLEQTPTKLKELTYSLFRKQVLLGLIPFAILGFWGQQLFTVFFGAEWAFSGYLAQFISPWLYFVMLGSPLSAILIVKEKQNVSMWYNIFLLIARIASLLVGGLILKDVVATVILYSLSGVVFFAFLTIYSLFLAGVNLKKAGIYFFKMILLIVPIALLKIWL; encoded by the coding sequence ATGAACTTCTCCTGCTATTTCAGAAATATTATCCGCCGATTTAACCATAGTGAGTTTTATAAAAACATTGCTTCACTGTTCACCGGAATGGTGCTGGCCCGTGCTGTTCCGTTTGCTTTTGCGCTGGCAATTGCACGTTTGTATGCACCCGAACAGTTTGGCGATTTTGTACTTTACCTTACAATAGCGTCGGTGCTTTCGATCATATCAACCGGCAAATACGAGAAAGCAATTATCCTGGTTGAAACATCAGAAGAACGAAAATTGATTGGGAGTTTTGCCCAGAAAATAAATGCCGCTGTTAACTTAATTGCACTGGTAATAGTTGGCACAATTATCGTGGTTTGGCAACCCGAAAAAGGTCAAAAACTGCATTTGTTACTTGTTCCGTTTTACGCTTACTTTTTTAGTGCCATTCAATTGATCCGAAATATCTACATCAGCAAAAAGCAGTTTAACCGGCTTTCGGTGTTAGAAATTACAAGAGCGATTTTAACCGGTGTTTTGCAATGCGCATTTTTTCTGTTTCCATCAACAGGATTGCTTTTAGGAGCAGTAATCGCGCAACTTTTTACCTTTTTTGTTTTCTCTTTTCGGGTTGATGAAGCCAGTTTATTTCGACTTGGAAAATTTACCGATGAAGAAAAAAAGCTGGCTCAGCGTTACATTAAATTTCCGAAATTTTCCATCCTTTCAGAGGAGATGAATTTTGTAAGCAGTCAACTGCCGGTCTTTCTTTTCAAACCGTTTTTTGGAGACAAAATGCTGGGACTGTATTCTTTTTCGCACCGCTACATCAGCGTGCCGGTTCAGTTACTGAGCATTTCTATTTCCAGTGTTTATATCCAAAATGCAAAAACACTCGAACAAACACCGACCAAATTAAAAGAACTCACCTACTCCCTTTTCAGAAAGCAAGTTCTGCTTGGCTTGATTCCTTTTGCGATACTTGGCTTTTGGGGTCAACAACTATTCACCGTTTTCTTTGGTGCTGAATGGGCTTTTTCAGGTTACCTGGCCCAGTTTATTTCGCCCTGGCTCTATTTTGTAATGCTGGGCTCGCCGCTTTCAGCAATCCTGATTGTTAAGGAAAAACAAAACGTATCGATGTGGTACAATATATTTTTGCTCATTGCCCGAATTGCCAGTTTGCTGGTTGGAGGATTAATCCTGAAAGATGTTGTTGCCACTGTGATTTTGTATAGCCTGTCGGGCGTGGTATTTTTTGCGTTTTTAACGATTTATTCTTTGTTTTTGGCAGGCGTAAATCTGAAAAAGGCAGGAATCTACTTTTTTAAAATGATACTTTTGATCGTTCCAATAGCACTGCTTAAAATTTGGTTGTAA
- a CDS encoding DUF3341 domain-containing protein, protein MSKKYILGVFDDEATLVDAFEKLKDKGVMPVEVYTPYPVHEILEGMPIKTRITHAAFFYGLFAAIGILGFLTYAAVIDWPLRYGGKPFNAFPSFIVVTIVATILSITLLTLFTFSARAKVFPGKKAEIFHERATDDKFVMVFDEAGIANDSESVKSILTEHGKIE, encoded by the coding sequence ATGAGTAAAAAATACATCCTTGGCGTTTTTGACGACGAAGCAACTTTAGTTGATGCCTTTGAAAAATTAAAAGACAAAGGAGTAATGCCGGTTGAGGTTTACACGCCTTACCCGGTGCACGAAATATTGGAAGGAATGCCCATAAAAACGCGCATTACGCACGCAGCTTTCTTTTACGGATTGTTTGCCGCAATTGGGATTCTCGGATTTCTGACTTATGCCGCAGTTATCGACTGGCCACTGCGCTATGGCGGGAAACCGTTTAATGCTTTCCCATCGTTTATTGTGGTAACAATCGTAGCAACTATTCTTTCCATAACGCTACTCACGCTTTTCACCTTTTCGGCACGGGCAAAGGTTTTTCCCGGTAAAAAGGCAGAGATCTTTCACGAGCGGGCTACCGACGATAAATTCGTTATGGTTTTTGACGAAGCCGGAATTGCAAACGATAGTGAGTCAGTAAAATCGATTCTCACAGAACATGGTAAAATTGAATAA
- a CDS encoding asparagine synthase-related protein translates to MLYLKKYKWSTKKNVSVTGFIWLGEEYFCGQDFVAQTQKHAADFDQFKDFVSRLNGQFSIVVQNEKETWATCCHTWSFPLFYKIDNGSFSISDQPEKLQQTNADKEIDAFASSYFLQFGVTPFQQTLNKNIAQIQPGEIIRFKNNSEKVAFDFSFQLHQKQSEKQTPENIATHFRTVFEKYYEQLKDKQILLPLTRGYDSRLLACLLAEFGHKNVLCATWGRKNNSEKQTAQKAADKLGFQYRFIEYNEDLINNFKSTPTFIDYANYSGHYSSMPYLQDYFAIKFLRAKKLINENTVALPGHPGDFLRGAHLNNSILDLKTSELGSALIKTLGTSLPAKPAFKAALQEYLEENRYKHKSISPAEAYEIWDLQERQCKFISNSNQVYSFFGVDVLMPLFDKQSLQFFAGIDARNKNREQLYNKTLEKHFLKKHGIDFDLKQILNQGNSRFQGQKNRLIKAAPHQLKTLYYPMNDGIFYREITYQLRQNIKMKHPVKPHSFNAYIVQWYLHFLVSLSK, encoded by the coding sequence ATGTTGTATCTCAAAAAATATAAATGGTCGACAAAAAAGAATGTCAGTGTCACCGGCTTTATCTGGTTGGGTGAAGAATATTTCTGCGGACAAGATTTTGTAGCGCAAACACAAAAACACGCTGCTGATTTCGATCAATTTAAAGATTTTGTTTCGCGCCTAAACGGACAATTCTCCATCGTTGTACAAAATGAAAAAGAAACATGGGCTACATGTTGTCATACCTGGAGTTTCCCGCTTTTCTATAAAATTGACAATGGGAGTTTTTCCATCAGCGACCAACCCGAGAAACTGCAGCAAACAAATGCAGACAAAGAAATTGACGCATTTGCATCCTCGTATTTTTTGCAGTTTGGCGTAACACCTTTTCAGCAGACTTTAAATAAAAATATTGCACAAATTCAACCGGGTGAGATTATTCGCTTCAAAAATAATTCGGAGAAAGTAGCTTTTGATTTTAGTTTTCAACTTCATCAGAAACAAAGCGAAAAACAAACTCCTGAAAACATCGCAACTCATTTCCGAACCGTTTTTGAAAAATACTACGAGCAGCTTAAAGACAAACAAATATTATTGCCGCTTACCCGTGGCTACGACTCACGTTTACTGGCTTGTCTGCTGGCAGAGTTCGGGCACAAAAATGTTCTATGTGCCACTTGGGGAAGAAAAAATAATAGCGAAAAACAAACTGCCCAAAAAGCTGCTGATAAACTGGGATTTCAGTACCGATTTATTGAATACAACGAAGACCTGATAAATAATTTTAAAAGTACCCCGACATTCATCGACTATGCAAATTACTCGGGACACTACTCGTCGATGCCGTATTTGCAGGATTATTTTGCGATAAAGTTTTTAAGAGCAAAGAAACTCATCAACGAAAATACGGTTGCTCTCCCCGGTCATCCCGGCGACTTTTTAAGAGGTGCACACCTTAACAATTCAATACTCGATCTTAAAACATCAGAATTAGGATCTGCTCTAATAAAAACATTGGGCACTTCCCTTCCGGCAAAACCTGCTTTTAAAGCAGCCTTGCAAGAATACCTGGAAGAAAATCGTTATAAACATAAAAGCATTTCTCCAGCTGAAGCCTACGAAATCTGGGATCTACAAGAACGTCAATGCAAATTTATCAGCAACTCCAACCAGGTTTATTCCTTTTTCGGAGTTGATGTTTTAATGCCGCTTTTCGACAAGCAAAGTCTTCAGTTTTTTGCCGGAATTGATGCCCGAAACAAAAACAGGGAACAACTTTATAATAAAACTCTTGAAAAACATTTTTTAAAAAAACACGGGATAGATTTTGATTTGAAGCAGATTTTGAATCAGGGAAACTCAAGATTTCAAGGACAAAAAAACCGGCTGATAAAAGCAGCTCCTCATCAATTAAAAACCTTGTACTACCCGATGAACGACGGAATATTTTACCGCGAAATAACCTACCAACTGCGGCAAAATATAAAAATGAAACATCCGGTTAAACCACATTCGTTTAATGCCTACATCGTTCAGTGGTATTTACATTTTCTGGTTTCTCTGTCTAAATAA
- a CDS encoding cytochrome c3 family protein has protein sequence MREHFFWGGFMKKTQIFISLFAFVTCILLSDNLYADSSESVVTDGHSHEDVKRGERFFKGLLPFNREYSSCVSCHNLNRVDTLNWNPSAMDIAIKYVDKDFESFQASVMNPVGVKMEASHVNFDIEEEDLKTVKIYLDNLANTGVPPAKPTHYNLILFLFLGLLITWAIVELIFIRKIKLKFIPLIILLGAFGWQVKMIVTDAIKLGRQENYAPDQPIKFSHKVHAGENGIDCMYCHTTVEQSKSAGIPATNLCMNCHILIREGTNSGKFEISKVIDAAENGNSIEWKRIHNLPDHVFFSHAVHVGSGKLDCMQCHGPVEEMDIMQQHSDLSMGWCVNCHRDTEVDFGNNGYYEHYVKLHEELKSGAIDLVKAVDIGANDCMRCHY, from the coding sequence ATGAGAGAACACTTCTTTTGGGGAGGTTTCATGAAAAAAACGCAAATTTTCATATCCCTGTTCGCATTTGTTACCTGTATTTTGCTATCCGATAATTTGTATGCCGATTCTTCCGAATCTGTTGTAACCGATGGTCATTCGCACGAAGATGTTAAACGTGGTGAACGGTTTTTCAAAGGTTTACTACCCTTCAATCGTGAGTATTCGTCGTGCGTTTCCTGCCATAATCTGAACCGGGTCGACACATTGAACTGGAATCCTTCAGCAATGGATATTGCAATAAAATATGTGGACAAGGATTTTGAATCTTTTCAAGCTTCGGTGATGAATCCGGTTGGCGTAAAAATGGAAGCTTCGCACGTTAATTTCGATATTGAAGAAGAAGATCTTAAAACAGTAAAAATTTATTTAGATAATTTAGCGAACACCGGAGTTCCTCCGGCAAAACCAACACATTACAATCTTATTCTGTTCCTGTTTTTAGGATTACTGATTACATGGGCAATTGTTGAACTGATCTTTATCCGAAAAATTAAACTGAAATTTATTCCTCTGATAATATTATTGGGTGCTTTTGGCTGGCAGGTAAAAATGATTGTTACCGATGCTATTAAATTGGGTAGACAAGAAAACTATGCACCCGATCAACCCATAAAATTCTCGCATAAAGTACATGCCGGCGAAAACGGGATTGATTGTATGTATTGCCATACAACGGTAGAGCAAAGTAAATCGGCGGGTATTCCGGCCACGAACCTTTGTATGAACTGCCATATTCTGATTCGTGAAGGAACAAACAGCGGCAAATTTGAGATTTCGAAAGTGATTGATGCCGCAGAAAACGGGAACTCAATCGAGTGGAAACGAATTCACAACCTGCCCGATCATGTTTTTTTCAGTCATGCAGTGCACGTTGGTTCGGGGAAACTCGACTGTATGCAATGCCATGGTCCGGTTGAAGAAATGGATATTATGCAGCAACACAGCGACCTTTCGATGGGTTGGTGTGTAAACTGCCACCGCGATACCGAAGTTGACTTTGGCAATAATGGCTATTACGAACATTACGTGAAATTGCATGAAGAATTAAAATCCGGAGCTATCGACTTGGTAAAAGCAGTTGATATTGGCGCCAATGATTGTATGCGTTGCCACTACTAA